The following coding sequences are from one Clostridioides difficile ATCC 9689 = DSM 1296 window:
- a CDS encoding DeoR/GlpR family DNA-binding transcription regulator produces MSLNSIDRKKEILKLLDSKGKVNTKELVKRLEVSSETIRRYLEELENENKLKKVYGGAIKINYGVIEPEHIKRNNTNLDKKQSIAKYAAKFVNDNESIIIDEGTTNLQIVDYIISVNNLKIITNSYPVLSKLISYENQGLFDGEVIFIGGKVNLKHQRTACPMSIDTMKNLYVDKAFISSEGILDSFGISSIDQNKALLSKEYIKNSKESFVLCDSSKIGIASMYKIADLEELDFVICDVEPPNEWKDKLNEINITWIEAK; encoded by the coding sequence ATGTCTTTAAATTCGATAGATAGAAAAAAAGAAATACTTAAATTATTAGATTCAAAAGGGAAGGTAAACACTAAAGAATTAGTAAAAAGATTAGAAGTATCATCAGAAACAATAAGAAGATATTTGGAAGAATTAGAAAATGAAAATAAATTAAAAAAGGTATATGGTGGTGCTATAAAAATAAATTATGGAGTGATTGAACCAGAACATATAAAGAGAAACAATACTAACCTAGATAAAAAGCAAAGTATTGCTAAATATGCAGCTAAATTTGTAAATGACAATGAGTCAATTATCATAGATGAAGGTACTACCAATTTGCAGATTGTAGATTATATAATATCTGTAAACAATTTAAAAATTATTACAAACTCTTATCCAGTTCTATCAAAATTGATTTCTTATGAGAATCAAGGTTTGTTTGATGGAGAAGTTATATTTATTGGTGGAAAAGTAAATTTAAAACACCAAAGGACAGCATGTCCAATGTCAATAGATACTATGAAAAACTTATACGTAGATAAAGCTTTTATATCTAGTGAAGGTATACTTGATAGTTTTGGAATTAGTAGTATAGACCAAAATAAGGCATTGTTGTCAAAAGAATATATAAAAAATTCAAAGGAAAGTTTTGTATTATGTGATAGTTCTAAAATAGGAATTGCTAGTATGTATAAGATAGCAGATTTAGAGGAATTAGATTTTGTTATTTGTGATGTAGAACCTCCGAATGAATGGAAGGATAAGTTAAATGAGATAAATATAACATGGATAGAAGCAAAATAA
- the dltC gene encoding D-alanine--poly(phosphoribitol) ligase subunit DltC, whose protein sequence is MQETVIEIFEDVLGTDEIREDLDLNLFETELLDSLAIIEVLLEIENRLGIELQPTDLERKDMSTVNNLVKFLETRK, encoded by the coding sequence ATGCAAGAAACAGTTATAGAAATATTTGAAGATGTATTAGGAACTGATGAGATAAGAGAAGATTTAGACCTTAATTTATTTGAGACGGAACTTTTAGACTCATTAGCTATAATTGAAGTTTTACTTGAAATTGAAAATAGATTAGGGATAGAGCTTCAACCAACTGATTTAGAGAGAAAAGATATGTCTACTGTAAATAATTTAGTAAAATTCTTGGAGACAAGAAAATAA